In the genome of Quercus robur chromosome 3, dhQueRobu3.1, whole genome shotgun sequence, one region contains:
- the LOC126718908 gene encoding transmembrane emp24 domain-containing protein p24delta9 isoform X2, with translation MIQIETQKKLLILVITYGLLSCTTESIRFELQSSHSKCIAEELKVNSMTVGKYSVINPNEDIPLPDFHKVTVRVTSSNGNTYHHGDKVPSGKFAFMTVEAGDYMACFSAPDHQPPITSTIDFEWKTGVAAKDWSSVAKKGQVDLMELELKKMYDTVISIQEEMFYLREREEEMQVLNKTTNNRMAWLSFLSLIVCLSVAGLQVWHLKTFFEKKKLI, from the exons ATGATTCAAATCGAAACCCAGAAGAAGCTATTGATCCTTGTAATAACATATGGGTTGTTATCGTGTACAACGGAATCAATTCGGTTCGAGCTGCAATCGAGTCACTCAAAGTGCATCGCCGAAGAGTTAAAGGTCAATTCCATGACCGTTGGCAAGTACAGCGTTATCAACCCCAACGAAGACATACCCTTACCCGATTTTCACAAAGTCACCGTtcgg GTGACTTCGTCGAATGGGAATACTTATCATCATGGGGACAAAGTGCCGTCGGGGAAGTTCGCGTTTATGACAGTGGAGGCGGGAGATTACATGGCGTGTTTCTCGGCGCCGGATCATCAGCCTCCCATCACTTCCACCATTGATTTCGAATGGAAGACTGGTGTGGCTGCTAAGGATTGGTCTAGTGTTGCCAAGAAAGGCCAAGTTGAT CTCATGGAACTTGAACTGAAGAAGATGTATGATACTGTTATTTCCATTCAGGAGGAAATGTTTTATCTCCGTGAAAG agaagaagaaatgcAGGTGCTCAACAAAACTACTAACAACAGGATGGCCTGGTTGAGTTTTCTTTCCCTTATTGTTTGTTTATCAGTAGCAGGCTTGCAAGTATGGCAC
- the LOC126718908 gene encoding transmembrane emp24 domain-containing protein p24delta9 isoform X1 has protein sequence MIQIETQKKLLILVITYGLLSCTTESIRFELQSSHSKCIAEELKVNSMTVGKYSVINPNEDIPLPDFHKVTVRVTSSNGNTYHHGDKVPSGKFAFMTVEAGDYMACFSAPDHQPPITSTIDFEWKTGVAAKDWSSVAKKGQVDLMELELKKMYDTVISIQEEMFYLREREEEMQVLNKTTNNRMAWLSFLSLIVCLSVAGLQVWHLKTFFEKKKLI, from the exons ATGATTCAAATCGAAACCCAGAAGAAGCTATTGATCCTTGTAATAACATATGGGTTGTTATCGTGTACAACGGAATCAATTCGGTTCGAGCTGCAATCGAGTCACTCAAAGTGCATCGCCGAAGAGTTAAAGGTCAATTCCATGACCGTTGGCAAGTACAGCGTTATCAACCCCAACGAAGACATACCCTTACCCGATTTTCACAAAGTCACCGTtcgg GTGACTTCGTCGAATGGGAATACTTATCATCATGGGGACAAAGTGCCGTCGGGGAAGTTCGCGTTTATGACAGTGGAGGCGGGAGATTACATGGCGTGTTTCTCGGCGCCGGATCATCAGCCTCCCATCACTTCCACCATTGATTTCGAATGGAAGACTGGTGTGGCTGCTAAGGATTGGTCTAGTGTTGCCAAGAAAGGCCAAGTTGAT CTCATGGAACTTGAACTGAAGAAGATGTATGATACTGTTATTTCCATTCAGGAGGAAATGTTTTATCTCCGTGAAAG agaagaagaaatgcAGGTGCTCAACAAAACTACTAACAACAGGATGGCCTGGTTGAGTTTTCTTTCCCTTATTGTTTGTTTATCAGTAGCAGGCTTGCAAGTATGGCACCTGAAGaccttttttgagaaaaagaagcTCATATGA
- the LOC126718907 gene encoding TMV resistance protein N-like: MALSTTRGTSSSSFTQRCKYDVFLSFRGEDTRNGFTSHLNGILRYNGINTFMDDELQRGEKISAELLEAIESSKISIIIFSKNYASSTWCLDELVMILECKHNGQVVLPVFYKVNPSDVRNQQEKFGEAFAKHEKKFKNNKEKVQRWRAALNEASHISGLHYKNDHPQFRFIEEILEEINAKLNRTQVFVVKCLVGIDSRIEEINCLLDIESNDVRMLVIHGLPGIGIR, translated from the exons ATGGCCCTTTCGACCACCAGGGGAACCTCCTCTTCCTCTTTCACCCAACGATGCAAATATGATGTGTTCTTGAGTTTCAGAGGAGAAGATACCCGCAATGGTTTTACCAGCCATTTGAATGGTATTTTGCGTTATAATGGTATTAACACTTTCATGGATGATGAGCTTCAAAGAGGAGAAAAAATTTCCGCTGAACTTCTTGAAGCTATTGAAAGTTCGAAGATTTCGATAATTATATTCTCTAAAAATTATGCATCCTCCACTTGGTGTTTGGATGAACTTGTCATGATTCTTGAGTGTAAGCATAATGGCCAAGTGGTGTTACCGGTTTTTTACAAGGTGAATCCATCAGATGTACGTAACCAACAGGAAAAGTTTGGAGAAGCATTTGCaaagcatgaaaaaaaattcaagaataataaaGAGAAGGTGCAGAGATGGAGGGCAGCCCTAAATGAAGCCAGCCATATATCTGGTTTGCATTACAAAAATGA CCACCCTCAATTTAGATTTATCGAAGAAATTTTAGAAGAGATCAATGCTAAATTAAATCGTACACAAGTATTTGTTGTTAAATGCCTAGTTGGAATAGACTCTCGCATAGAGGAAATAAATTGTCTATTAGATATTGAGTCAAATGATGTTCGCATGTTAGTGATCCATGGTCTTCCTGGAATAG GGATTAGATGA